In one Elephas maximus indicus isolate mEleMax1 chromosome 9, mEleMax1 primary haplotype, whole genome shotgun sequence genomic region, the following are encoded:
- the LOC126082379 gene encoding prorelaxin H2-like, producing MPHPVFFHLLGVWLLLSHSPREAKAQGSNIVKLCGRELARARIEICGQINWGKNPNRGKSSLISALVADTVSSSINRGMETLDRMSKFIPHFQVKVMPNVELVKIIKKRQSEAEDSSPSELKDLVLDKHSRKKRTGILELSNKCCYQGCTVRELARGC from the exons ATGCCGCACCCAGTCTTCTTCCACCTGCTAGGAGTCTGGTTGCTGCTAAGCCACAGCCCCAGAGAGGCCAAGGCCCAGGGGTCCAACATTGTGAAGCTATGTGGCCGTGAATTAGCGCGTGCACGCATTGAAATCTGCGGCCAGATCAACTGGGGAAAGAATCCTAACAGGGGCAAGTCATCACTGATATCTGCCCTGGTTGCAG ATACTGTATCATCCTCCATCAACAGAGGTATGGAAACCTTAGATAGGATGTCAAAATTCATTCCTCATTTTCAAGTGAAGGTGATGCCAAATGTGGAACttgtgaaaatcatcaaaaagagACAAAGTGAAGCAGAAGACAGCAGCCCTTCAGAACTAAAAGACTTAGTCTTGGATAAACATTCCCGCAAGAAGAGAACGGGAATTTTAGAACTGAGTAACAAGTGTTGTTATCAAGGTTGTACCGTAAGAGAACTGGCGAGAGGATGCTGA